Proteins from a genomic interval of Helicobacter pylori Shi112:
- a CDS encoding sulfatase-like hydrolase/transferase produces MILDAKFFVFILFNALSTCFLSSVSVGFIFKAFLYSFIWLFIIYYAISFIKNRFITESLKSFILFLGIVFSCIDIFGSYYFHLPLSNELGNILFTTHYKESLEFLHAYVYPHWYFVIGLILIAIGSLKLFSLIPNKPIPLKIASILSVLFLIAEMPHTIKTIKKYKEDEALLNADGTIEYIALAKGAYYFWRNISSLRESNNSSQALENASYPKDYLVKNTGNIDNVVLIFGESLNRNFMGIYGYQTPTTPYLSALKEKGSLLVFDNVISPAFYTDKSFTMLLTYANRDNLNQKAWYQYKNLAHILKLTDYKSVWITSQGYGLMWGNSYYQIAKHFDTYIENDKPYDENLATLFKRYYNNERERERVESTKILLFFI; encoded by the coding sequence GAGCGTTGGCTTTATTTTCAAAGCATTTTTGTATAGTTTTATATGGCTTTTTATTATTTATTATGCGATTAGTTTTATTAAAAACAGGTTTATAACAGAAAGTCTAAAAAGTTTTATATTATTTTTAGGGATTGTGTTTAGCTGTATAGATATTTTTGGTTCGTATTATTTTCATTTGCCTTTGTCTAATGAGTTGGGTAATATTTTATTCACCACGCATTATAAAGAGAGTTTAGAATTCCTCCATGCCTATGTCTATCCGCACTGGTATTTTGTGATAGGGCTTATTTTAATAGCCATAGGTTCTCTAAAACTATTCAGTCTCATTCCTAATAAACCAATTCCTTTAAAAATAGCTAGTATTTTAAGCGTTTTATTTTTGATTGCAGAGATGCCACACACTATAAAAACCATCAAAAAATATAAAGAAGATGAAGCGTTGTTGAATGCTGATGGAACGATAGAATACATTGCTTTGGCTAAAGGAGCGTATTATTTTTGGAGGAATATTAGCAGTTTGAGAGAAAGCAATAACTCCAGTCAAGCTTTAGAAAACGCTTCTTATCCTAAAGATTACTTAGTCAAAAATACAGGAAATATTGATAATGTGGTGTTAATTTTTGGCGAGAGTTTGAACAGAAATTTTATGGGTATTTATGGCTATCAAACCCCTACAACTCCCTATTTGAGTGCTCTAAAAGAAAAAGGTTCGCTTTTAGTATTTGATAATGTGATCAGTCCAGCTTTTTATACGGATAAAAGTTTCACAATGCTTTTAACTTACGCCAATAGGGATAATCTCAACCAAAAGGCATGGTATCAATATAAAAATCTAGCCCATATCCTTAAATTGACCGATTATAAAAGCGTTTGGATCACCTCTCAAGGCTATGGACTCATGTGGGGCAATAGCTATTATCAAATAGCTAAGCATTTTGATACTTATATAGAAAATGATAAGCCTTATGATGAAAACTTAGCCACTCTTTTCAAGCGGTATTATAATAACGAGAGAGAGAGAGAGAGAGTAGAAAGCACAAAAATTTTGTTGTTTTTCATTTGA
- a CDS encoding sulfatase-like hydrolase/transferase: MIGNHFEYKNRFPKEFSYFNLNNTSYFSKNKPLRVKNNADKQVVTDYINSVYYNDYVLYSLVELFKDKDSLVIYLSDHGDDMFESSDFNTHECSNASVEIPFLIYMSDTFKQKRPQMVKSFEEALHKPFMSDDLLHTLLPLAGIITKDYEKTRDLFNENYNDKRPRKPCDSKVYPMNK, from the coding sequence TTGATCGGCAACCATTTTGAATACAAGAACCGCTTTCCTAAAGAATTTTCCTACTTTAATCTCAATAACACTTCTTACTTTTCAAAAAACAAGCCTTTGCGGGTTAAAAACAATGCTGATAAGCAAGTTGTAACCGATTATATTAACAGCGTTTATTATAATGATTATGTTTTGTATTCTTTGGTTGAATTGTTTAAAGATAAGGATAGTCTCGTAATTTATCTAAGCGATCATGGCGATGACATGTTTGAATCAAGCGATTTTAACACCCATGAGTGTTCAAATGCCAGTGTAGAAATCCCATTTTTAATCTATATGAGCGATACATTCAAACAAAAACGCCCGCAAATGGTAAAAAGTTTTGAAGAAGCTTTACACAAGCCTTTTATGAGCGATGATTTATTGCATACCTTGTTGCCATTGGCAGGAATAATTACCAAAGATTATGAAAAAACAAGAGATTTATTTAATGAGAATTACAACGATAAGCGCCCAAGGAAACCATGCGATAGCAAGGTTTATCCTATGAATAAATGA